One window from the genome of Rhodococcus sp. ABRD24 encodes:
- a CDS encoding MCE family protein translates to MSDEQKHMSAKKKWLTIGATAAVVVAVLVAGVVYLFPGLGKTTITAQFPSTTGLYAGDDVRVLGVSVGSIESIDPNGTGATVVMNVDRSVDIPADAKAVIIAPSLVAARFVQLTPVYTGGEAMPDGAEIPMERTAVPVEWDEIKTELTKLSEALGPQGGADQGSLGNFIDTVGDNLDGNGDALRDTLRELSDTMKTLSDGRTDLFATIRNLQVFVSALSSSNQQIVQFGGRLQSVSSLLADTSDELGTALQDLDVAIGDVNRFVTDNRASLTEQVGRLADATSVLVEKRPQLEQVLHVAPNALANFNNIYSPKTGSINGVLAASNARNPINMVCGLIRGLEDNDSDRTADLCAQFLGPVLNSITTNYPPILTRVADTQLALPEQIVFSPPSLAGQVPERPAPAPIAAPLATMPSIDVPKDLEALLNPGGGR, encoded by the coding sequence ATGAGCGACGAACAGAAGCACATGAGTGCCAAGAAGAAGTGGTTGACGATCGGTGCGACCGCGGCCGTCGTGGTTGCCGTTCTCGTTGCCGGGGTCGTCTACCTCTTCCCCGGGCTGGGCAAGACCACCATCACGGCCCAGTTTCCATCGACCACGGGCCTTTACGCCGGTGACGACGTCCGAGTGCTCGGGGTATCGGTCGGCTCGATCGAGAGCATCGACCCCAACGGCACCGGCGCGACGGTCGTCATGAATGTCGATCGTTCCGTCGACATCCCGGCCGACGCGAAAGCCGTCATCATCGCGCCAAGCCTCGTTGCGGCGCGGTTCGTGCAGCTGACCCCGGTGTACACCGGGGGTGAGGCGATGCCAGACGGCGCCGAGATTCCGATGGAACGTACCGCTGTCCCGGTCGAGTGGGACGAGATCAAGACCGAGCTGACCAAGCTGTCGGAGGCGCTCGGTCCGCAGGGCGGTGCCGATCAGGGTTCACTCGGCAACTTCATCGACACCGTGGGAGACAATCTCGACGGTAACGGCGATGCACTGCGCGACACGCTGCGTGAGCTGTCCGACACCATGAAGACGCTGTCCGACGGCCGAACCGATCTGTTCGCGACGATCCGTAACCTGCAGGTCTTCGTGTCCGCACTGTCGTCGAGCAACCAGCAGATCGTGCAGTTCGGCGGACGTCTGCAGTCGGTGTCCTCGTTGCTCGCGGACACCAGCGACGAACTCGGAACGGCGCTGCAGGATCTCGACGTCGCGATCGGCGACGTGAATCGTTTCGTCACCGACAACCGGGCCTCGCTCACCGAGCAGGTCGGCCGACTCGCTGACGCGACGTCCGTGCTCGTCGAGAAGCGTCCGCAGCTCGAGCAGGTACTGCACGTGGCACCCAATGCGCTGGCCAACTTCAACAACATCTACAGCCCCAAGACGGGTTCGATCAACGGTGTGCTGGCGGCCAGCAACGCGAGAAACCCGATCAACATGGTCTGTGGGTTGATCCGAGGGCTCGAGGATAACGATTCGGACCGGACCGCCGACCTCTGTGCCCAGTTCCTCGGGCCGGTACTGAACTCGATCACCACCAATTACCCGCCCATCCTGACGCGTGTCGCCGATACTCAGCTTGCTCTGCCGGAGCAGATTGTGTTCAGCCCGCCGAGCCTGGCCGGTCAGGTGCCGGAGCGTCCGGCACCGGCACCCATCGCCGCGCCGCTTGCGACGATGCCGTCGATCGACGTCCCCAAGGATCTCGAAGCCCTGCTCAATCCGGGAGGTGGACGATGA
- a CDS encoding MCE family protein yields the protein MTRNSKRARAVATSAIALTLTMAVTGCEWNGLNSVPLPGTEGRGDDSYTVQVQMPNVTTMSQNSPVRVNDVTVGAVTGIEVQDWHALVTVSLNKDVQLPANATAKIGQTSLLGSQHLELAAPVGIAPQGTLQAGDVIPLERAGAYPTTEQTLSSLSVVLNGGGLAQINDITRELNAAFDGREGSIRDLLPQLDQLVGSLDDQRTQIISAMEGIDRLAGTVNQQTETLNRALDGIPPALEVLVSQRQNLTNALVALGSFSDTATRVINESGDDLKANLASLSPLLEQLAGTGSSLTDSLSMMLTFPFTMRTLDQVFRGDYSNLNMMIDMTNERLTTNFIDQTGLGPTLAGVEGALGRLAGTAGQVNDPLQIPNPKKPDLLQAEPKPATANDFPSLQIPGLPQLGAPTP from the coding sequence ATGACCAGGAATAGCAAGCGTGCCCGGGCGGTGGCCACATCGGCCATTGCCCTGACACTCACCATGGCGGTGACAGGCTGTGAGTGGAATGGCCTCAACTCGGTTCCGTTGCCGGGCACGGAAGGTCGTGGAGACGACTCCTACACCGTTCAGGTCCAGATGCCGAACGTGACGACCATGTCGCAGAACTCGCCGGTTCGCGTCAATGACGTCACCGTCGGGGCCGTCACCGGCATCGAGGTCCAGGACTGGCACGCCCTCGTCACGGTGTCACTGAACAAGGATGTGCAGTTGCCGGCCAACGCGACGGCGAAGATCGGGCAGACAAGCCTGCTCGGTTCGCAGCACCTCGAACTCGCTGCGCCAGTGGGTATCGCGCCGCAGGGCACCCTGCAGGCCGGCGACGTTATCCCGCTCGAGCGTGCGGGCGCGTACCCCACGACGGAGCAGACGCTGTCGTCGCTGTCGGTCGTGCTCAACGGCGGCGGCCTTGCTCAGATCAACGACATCACCCGGGAGCTCAACGCAGCCTTCGACGGGCGAGAGGGCTCGATCCGGGACCTCTTGCCGCAGCTCGACCAGCTTGTCGGCAGCCTCGACGATCAGCGCACACAGATCATCTCCGCAATGGAGGGGATCGATCGGCTCGCCGGAACCGTCAACCAACAGACCGAAACGCTGAATCGGGCCCTGGACGGCATTCCGCCTGCCCTCGAGGTACTGGTATCGCAGCGTCAGAATCTTACGAATGCATTGGTGGCGCTGGGCAGTTTCTCCGATACTGCGACGCGGGTGATCAACGAGAGCGGAGACGACCTGAAGGCCAATCTGGCTTCGCTCTCTCCGCTGCTGGAACAGCTTGCCGGTACCGGCAGTAGCCTGACCGATTCGCTGTCGATGATGCTCACCTTCCCATTCACGATGAGGACGCTGGACCAGGTGTTCCGGGGCGACTACAGCAACCTGAACATGATGATCGACATGACGAATGAGCGTCTGACCACCAACTTCATCGATCAGACGGGTCTGGGACCGACACTCGCGGGCGTCGAGGGCGCGCTCGGCAGATTGGCGGGCACGGCCGGACAGGTCAATGATCCGCTGCAGATCCCCAATCCAAAGAAGCCTGACCTGCTGCAGGCCGAGCCCAAGCCTGCGACGGCGAACGACTTTCCGTCGCTGCAGATTCCCGGACTTCCGCAACTAGGAGCGCCGACCCCATGA
- a CDS encoding MlaD family protein, translating to MMLSRFVRIQLVIFSILTVVGLVVMASQYVQLPALFGIGQNRVTVQLPSSGGLYVNANVAFRGTNIGKVEDVVLTEEGVDAKLSISDSYDIPADLDAAVKSVSAVGEQYVDLIPRTDSEPYLTDGDVIPVDRTSIPQDVGVMLDEANTLVQSISNTQLRKVVDESFKAFNGAGPDLQRLIDSARLFVQEANANSDATKNLIEQAEGLLDTQVVTSDAIRAWTQDLVTFSNQLRASDPQIRSVLAQTPNAADEANALFQELRPTLPLLLANLVSVGEVSTIYHKSIEQVLVIYPPLVNWLVTSATLGPLDDGAIVNFALQVNDPPPCTTGFLPADQWRSPDDDAPVPTPSDLFCKVAPDDPSVVRGARNYPCMEFPGRYAASPEECRSAAGYVPLGNNPPSGPPQDPSVPSYTTAPASAQGSTNVPATARPYDPTTGKYVGPDGLLYSQPGLAGGTPREDTTWQTMMTRQQG from the coding sequence ATGATGCTCTCGAGGTTCGTCCGCATCCAGTTGGTGATCTTCTCGATCCTGACTGTCGTCGGTCTGGTCGTGATGGCCAGCCAATACGTGCAGTTGCCCGCTCTGTTCGGCATCGGACAGAACCGGGTGACCGTGCAGCTGCCCTCGAGTGGTGGGCTGTATGTCAACGCCAACGTCGCGTTCCGTGGCACCAATATCGGCAAGGTCGAGGACGTGGTGCTGACCGAGGAAGGCGTCGACGCGAAGCTGTCCATCAGCGACAGTTACGACATCCCCGCCGACCTCGACGCGGCGGTCAAGAGTGTGTCCGCGGTCGGTGAGCAATATGTCGATCTGATTCCGCGCACAGATTCGGAGCCGTACCTCACCGACGGGGACGTGATTCCCGTTGACCGAACGAGTATTCCGCAGGACGTGGGCGTGATGCTCGACGAGGCGAACACCCTCGTGCAGAGCATCTCGAACACCCAGTTACGAAAGGTCGTCGACGAGTCGTTCAAGGCGTTCAACGGCGCGGGTCCGGATCTGCAGCGGCTCATCGACTCGGCGCGGCTGTTCGTACAGGAGGCCAACGCGAACTCTGACGCCACCAAGAACCTGATCGAGCAGGCCGAGGGCCTGCTCGATACGCAGGTGGTCACGAGCGACGCGATCCGGGCGTGGACGCAGGACCTCGTGACATTTTCGAATCAGTTGCGGGCCAGCGATCCTCAGATTCGCAGCGTGCTGGCGCAGACGCCGAACGCGGCCGATGAGGCCAACGCCCTGTTCCAGGAGTTGAGGCCGACGCTGCCGCTGTTGCTCGCCAATCTGGTGAGCGTAGGTGAGGTCTCCACGATCTACCACAAGAGCATCGAACAGGTACTCGTGATCTATCCGCCCCTCGTGAACTGGCTCGTAACTTCGGCCACGCTCGGGCCTCTCGATGACGGTGCGATCGTGAACTTTGCTCTGCAGGTGAACGATCCGCCGCCGTGCACCACGGGCTTCCTCCCGGCAGATCAGTGGCGTTCACCCGACGACGACGCACCGGTCCCCACGCCGTCGGACCTGTTCTGCAAGGTGGCACCGGACGACCCGAGTGTGGTTCGTGGCGCCCGCAACTACCCGTGCATGGAGTTCCCGGGTAGGTATGCGGCGTCGCCCGAGGAATGCCGCAGCGCAGCGGGATACGTTCCACTGGGAAACAACCCGCCCAGTGGGCCGCCGCAGGATCCGTCTGTACCCTCGTACACGACGGCACCGGCGAGCGCTCAGGGGAGTACGAATGTTCCTGCCACAGCGCGCCCCTACGACCCGACGACTGGCAAGTACGTCGGGCCCGACGGCCTGCTGTACTCGCAGCCGGGGTTGGCTGGCGGAACACCGAGAGAGGACACGACGTGGCAGACGATGATGACACGTCAGCAGGGCTGA
- a CDS encoding h domain protein has protein sequence MTENRAENEGGGVTTETDASPIQTTPAVVPTKSSLPTALLAVAGVVVAALLVGVGFLGWGYLQDRATEQARSDAVQAATAQATAMLSYNFNEVDQQLAAAADGLTSDFKGDYDKLVKETIAPGAKEKKITVEATVQAGAIESASPDDAVVLLYVNQITTSEEMPDAATTGSRVRMEMHKEGDRWLTGRLTPM, from the coding sequence GTGACCGAGAATCGTGCCGAGAATGAGGGTGGTGGTGTGACCACCGAGACGGATGCGTCGCCGATCCAGACCACGCCAGCTGTTGTTCCTACGAAGTCGTCGCTGCCGACAGCGCTCCTGGCTGTCGCCGGTGTCGTGGTTGCCGCCCTTTTGGTGGGTGTCGGTTTTCTGGGCTGGGGCTACTTGCAGGACCGTGCGACCGAACAGGCCCGTTCGGACGCTGTCCAGGCGGCGACTGCTCAGGCAACTGCGATGCTGTCCTACAACTTCAACGAGGTCGACCAGCAGTTGGCTGCCGCCGCAGACGGTCTGACGAGTGACTTCAAAGGCGACTACGACAAGTTGGTGAAGGAGACGATCGCTCCGGGCGCCAAGGAGAAGAAGATCACCGTCGAGGCCACCGTGCAGGCCGGGGCGATTGAATCGGCGAGCCCGGACGACGCTGTGGTGCTGTTGTATGTCAACCAGATTACGACCAGCGAAGAGATGCCGGACGCCGCGACCACCGGAAGTCGCGTGCGGATGGAGATGCACAAGGAAGGCGATCGCTGGCTTACTGGGCGACTGACGCCGATGTAG
- a CDS encoding trehalose-6-phosphate synthase, with protein MPDGTSRWKRSPGGLVTALEPILRNNKGAWVGWPGVADVDLDPIVEDGLDLYPIPLSAQEVADYYEGFSNATLWPLYHDVIVKPEYRREWWNAYVEVNRRFAEATSKAAAEGATVWIQDYQLQLVPKMLRMLRPDLTIGFFLHIPFPPVELFMQMPWRREIVEGLLGADLIGFHLPGGAENFLFLARRLAGQQTSRGSVGVRSKLGVVQVGFRNVRVGAFPISIDSGQLDELSRRKSIRDRAKQIRKELGNPKHIMLGVDRLDYTKGIDVRLDALYELLEEGRVDPADTVMVQLATPSRERVESYVQMRGAIEQTVSRINGEYAEVGRPVVHYIHRAIARDELVAFFVAADVMLVTPLRDGMNLVAKEYVACRSDLGGALLLSEFTGAAAELRQAFLCNPHDLDDVKDKMEAALTVGREEGRRHMRALRRQVLAHDVDRWAHSFLDALGQQGVAGAALLPSDGEYTE; from the coding sequence CTGCCCGACGGCACGTCTCGCTGGAAGCGCAGCCCTGGTGGCCTTGTCACCGCGCTCGAGCCGATACTGCGCAACAACAAGGGCGCTTGGGTCGGATGGCCCGGAGTGGCCGACGTCGACCTCGACCCGATCGTCGAGGACGGTCTCGACCTCTACCCCATACCGCTGAGCGCGCAGGAGGTTGCGGACTACTACGAAGGCTTCTCCAACGCAACCCTGTGGCCGCTTTACCACGACGTCATCGTGAAGCCGGAGTACCGGCGCGAGTGGTGGAACGCCTATGTCGAGGTGAACCGGCGGTTCGCCGAGGCCACCTCGAAGGCCGCCGCCGAAGGCGCCACCGTATGGATACAGGACTACCAGCTACAGCTGGTGCCGAAGATGCTGCGCATGCTGCGCCCCGACCTGACCATCGGATTCTTCCTGCACATCCCGTTCCCGCCAGTCGAGCTGTTCATGCAGATGCCGTGGCGGCGCGAGATCGTCGAGGGCCTCCTCGGCGCCGACCTCATCGGCTTCCACCTCCCCGGTGGCGCAGAGAACTTCCTGTTCCTGGCCCGGAGACTGGCAGGCCAGCAAACCTCCCGCGGGTCTGTCGGAGTGCGCTCCAAACTCGGTGTCGTACAAGTCGGGTTCCGCAACGTGCGGGTCGGTGCGTTCCCGATCTCCATCGACTCCGGGCAGCTCGACGAACTGTCCCGCCGCAAGTCGATTCGTGACCGCGCCAAGCAGATCCGCAAGGAACTGGGCAACCCGAAGCACATCATGCTCGGCGTCGACCGGCTCGACTACACCAAGGGCATCGACGTCCGACTCGACGCGCTGTACGAACTGCTCGAGGAAGGCCGGGTCGATCCCGCCGATACCGTCATGGTGCAGCTAGCCACCCCGAGCCGCGAACGCGTCGAAAGCTATGTTCAGATGCGTGGTGCGATCGAGCAGACGGTCAGCCGAATCAACGGCGAGTACGCCGAGGTGGGTCGGCCGGTGGTGCACTACATCCACCGCGCCATTGCCCGCGATGAGTTGGTTGCATTCTTCGTGGCCGCTGACGTCATGTTGGTGACTCCGCTGCGCGACGGCATGAATCTGGTCGCCAAGGAGTACGTGGCCTGCCGAAGCGACCTCGGCGGCGCCCTGCTGCTGAGCGAATTCACCGGGGCCGCAGCCGAACTCCGCCAAGCCTTCCTGTGCAACCCCCACGACCTCGACGACGTCAAGGACAAGATGGAGGCGGCCCTCACCGTGGGCCGAGAGGAAGGCCGACGCCACATGCGCGCTCTGCGCCGTCAGGTCCTCGCGCACGACGTCGACCGGTGGGCGCATTCCTTCCTCGATGCCCTGGGCCAGCAGGGGGTAGCCGGTGCGGCGCTGCTGCCGTCCGATGGTGAGTACACCGAGTAG
- a CDS encoding class I SAM-dependent methyltransferase: MTVVEFRDSESSTRRILRWVREWGWFASLVFVPAIPDRFSRVYDDILTASNWLGEESLFFNLGYWKDNPRTFDQAGAALARLLATEAHLGPDDIVVDVGCGFGDQDFLWADEFGPKRITGVNISAKQVEIATARAAELGLSDIIEYTHGSASDLPQPSASATKVTALESALHFPSRSRFFDEAFRVLAPGGRLVTADVVPLANEHVSSRTSRLRPLEKLVHGIFTTSRQNHTNAEEYRQALVTAGFKDVRVYSIRNHVYPQYAEYVNLKLRQPEMRRINPLIRTFFGRRGVSFWAPWLDYIVATADKPPSGDGL, from the coding sequence ATGACAGTTGTGGAGTTCCGCGACTCCGAGAGCTCAACCCGACGTATTTTGCGGTGGGTCCGCGAATGGGGTTGGTTTGCATCCCTGGTCTTCGTGCCCGCGATTCCCGATCGATTCAGTCGGGTGTACGACGATATTCTCACTGCATCGAACTGGCTAGGTGAGGAATCGCTGTTCTTTAATCTGGGCTACTGGAAAGACAATCCCCGAACCTTCGATCAAGCAGGCGCGGCGTTGGCTCGGTTGCTAGCAACCGAAGCGCACCTCGGGCCCGACGACATAGTGGTTGACGTCGGCTGCGGATTCGGCGATCAAGATTTTCTCTGGGCTGATGAATTCGGCCCGAAACGAATTACAGGCGTTAACATATCCGCGAAACAAGTCGAAATCGCGACCGCGCGGGCCGCCGAACTGGGGCTCAGCGATATCATAGAGTATACGCACGGGTCCGCAAGCGATCTGCCTCAGCCCAGTGCATCTGCAACGAAAGTGACCGCGCTCGAATCGGCGCTTCACTTTCCGTCGCGTTCACGGTTTTTCGATGAAGCATTCCGAGTCTTGGCACCTGGGGGTCGGTTGGTGACCGCCGACGTTGTGCCGCTCGCAAATGAGCATGTTTCAAGCAGGACTAGTCGGCTACGCCCACTGGAAAAATTGGTGCACGGCATATTTACAACTTCCCGCCAGAATCACACCAATGCAGAGGAATACCGTCAAGCGCTCGTAACAGCCGGATTCAAAGATGTGAGGGTCTACTCCATCCGCAATCACGTCTACCCTCAATATGCGGAATATGTGAACCTGAAGCTCAGGCAGCCGGAGATGAGGAGAATTAATCCGTTGATTCGGACCTTCTTCGGCCGAAGAGGGGTCTCTTTCTGGGCCCCTTGGCTGGACTATATCGTTGCTACTGCAGACAAGCCGCCGTCAGGAGATGGTCTTTAG